One Salmo trutta chromosome 24, fSalTru1.1, whole genome shotgun sequence genomic region harbors:
- the LOC115160578 gene encoding uncharacterized protein KIAA2012 homolog — MKDIALSLLSRGCGHVVQSQLGSQDGRLEVYFEPKDYYRWKSQPAPLRLSKSGRLLGGVEPALPKTYSTRQGPLFLYYQEMAMTSSFLSSCPSGSEDIRKRLASQHSRQEVELQLNTLRDLTGAILAYGKKQLREEGEGKDTNQPVLPIPSNHETYYPPIKPFYTRHPTKGWTPFRSTWNRQVAPTHLEQLTGNTQDRPKVKGNRRNRGNMKRGSMSTFCQ, encoded by the exons ATGAAGGATATTGCTCTATCGCTACTGAGTCGAGGCTGTGGTCATGTTGTCCAGTCACAACTGGGCAGTCAAGATGGACGCCTGGAAGTCTACTTCGAACCTAAG GACTACTATCGTTGGAAGTCTCAGCCCGCCCCGCTCCGCTTATCTAAGAGTGGCCGTCTGCTGGGCGGCGTAGAACCAGCGCTTCCTAAAACCTACAGCACAAGACAAGGACCCCTCTTCCTATACTACCAGGAAATGGCCATGACGTCATCGTTTCTGTCATCATGCCCCTCAGGGTCAGAGGACATCAGGAAGAGGCTGGCCTCCCAACAttccagacaggaagtggagCTCCAACTGAACACTCTGCGGGACCTGACGGGAGCCATACTGGCTTACGGGAAAAAGCAG cTCCGTGAGGAAGGAGAAGGCAAAGACACCAACCAGCCTGTCCTCCCTATCCCCTCCAATCATGAGACTTACTATCCTCCCATCAAGCCCTTCTACACCAGACATCCCACCAAGGGTTGGACTCCCTTCAGGTCTACCTGGAACCGCCAGGTAGCGCCCACCCACCTGGAGCAGCTTACAGGTAACACGCAGGACAGGCCAAAGGTCAAAGGTAACAGGCGTAACAGGGGGAACATGAAACGTGGCAGTATGTCCACCTTCTGTCAATAA